In Triticum aestivum cultivar Chinese Spring chromosome 5B, IWGSC CS RefSeq v2.1, whole genome shotgun sequence, the following proteins share a genomic window:
- the LOC123113609 gene encoding probable aldehyde oxidase 2, producing MGSLGKDAAGERVVLAVNGVRREAAGVDPSTTLLEFLRTRTPVRGPKLGCGEGGCGACVVLISKYDPATDEVTEFSASSCLTLVGSLNHCSVTTSEGIGNTRDGYHPVQQRLAGFHASQCGFCTPGMCMSIFSALVKADKPGAAGEPAPPPGFSKLTSCEAEHAVSGNLCRCTGYRPIVDACKSFAADVDLEDLGLNSFWKKGTDRADVGKLPEYTSGAVCTFPEFLKSEIKASVDQQTNNVPAAIASEDGWYHPRSIQELHSLFDSNWFDGNSVKIVASNTGAGVYKDQDLYEKYIDIKGIPELSVIDRSSKGVEIGAAVSISKAIEVFSDGTPVFRKIAGHLSKVASPFVRNTATVGGNVIMAQRLQFPSDIATVLLAAGSTVTIQTASKMLCLTLEEFLEQPPCDAKTILLSIFVPDWGSDNVIFETSRAAPRPFGNAVSYVNSAFLARTSGDAATGELIVDEICLAFGAYGVDHAARARKVEEFLKGKSMSASVILEAVRLLKDVISPSEGTTHPEYRVSLAVSFLFSFLSSLATDLDEPAKAITPNGLSTNGTMNGNGASSLEKQSKVASDDLPIRSRQELVFTEEYKPVGKPTTKAGAELQASGEAVYVDDIPAPRDCLYGAFIYSTHPHAHIKGVDFKSSLASKKVITVISAKDIPAGGRNIGSSFPGLGDEPLFGDPVSEFAGQNIGVVIAETQKYAYMAAKQAVIEYSTENLEPPILTIEDAIQHDSYFHPPPFLAPKPVGDFEQGMSEADHKILSGEVKLESQYYFYMETQTALAIPDEDNCITVYASTQIPEVTQNVVADCLGIPYHNARIITRRVGGGFGGKAMKGCHVACACAVAAFKLRRPVRMYLDRKTDMIMAGGRHPMKVKYSVGFKSDGTLTALHLDLGINAGISPDVSPALPSAIVGALKKYNWGALALDVKVCKTNVSSKSAMRGPGDVQGCFIAEAIIEHVASALAADTNTVRRKNLHGFESLTKFYGDAAGEASTYSLVEIFDKLAASPEYRTRAAVVERFNGGSRWKKRGISCVPITYEVRLRPTPGKVSILNDGSIAVEVGGVEIGQGLYTKVKQMTAFGLAELCSDADELLDKVRVIQADTLSMIQGGFTGGSTTSETSCEAVRLSCATLVERLKPIKESIESKSGAPAPWKALITQATMASVNLSAQAYWTPDPAFVKYINYGAAVSEVEIDVLTGATTILRSDLVYDCGQSLNPAVDLGQVEGAFVQGVGFFTNEEYTTNADGLVVNDGTWTYKIPTVDTIPKQLNVELLTSARDKKRVLSSKASGEPPLLMAASVHCAMREAIRAARKDFSASSPLTFQMDVPATMADVKELCGLDVVERHLQSLSSAAAGPNAGVEA from the exons GTGGGTGCGGCGCATGCGTGGTGCTCATCTCCAAGTACGACCCGGCCACCGACGAGGTGACCGAGTTCTCCGCGAGCTCCTGTCTGACGCTCGTAGGCAGCCTCAACCACTGCTCGGTCACCACCAGCGAGGGCATCGGCAACACCCGCGATGGCTACCACCCCGTCCAGCAGCGCCTCGCCGGCTTCCATGCCTCCCAGTGCGGCTTCTGCACCCCCGGCATGTGCATGTCCATCTTCTCCGCCCTCGTCAAGGCCGACAAGCCCGGCGCCGCCGGCGAGCCCGCCCCACCGCCGGGGTTCTCCAAGCTCACGTCGTGCGAGGCGGAGCACGCAGTCTCCGGCAACCTCTGCCGATGCACGGGCTACAGGCCCATCGTTGACGCCTGCAAGAGCTTCGCCGCCGACGTCGACCTCGAAGACCTCGGGCTCAACTCCTTCTGGAAGAAGGGCACCGACCGCGCCGACGTCGGCAAGCTGCCGGAATACACCAGCGGCGCCGTCTGCACCTTCCCGGAGTTCCTCAAGTCTGAGATCAAGGCCTCCGTTGATCAGCAGACGAACAATGTGCCGGCGGCGATAGCCAGCGAAGATGGCTGGTACCATCCCAGGAGCATCCAGGAGCTCCATAGCCTCTTCGACTCCAACTGGTTCGACGGAAATTCAGTCAAGATCGTGGCGTCAAACACCGGCGCCGGAGTGTACAAGGATCAAGACCTCTATGAAAAGTACATCGACATCAAAGGGATCCCGGAGCTCTCCGTCATCGACAGGAGCAGCAAGGGGGTGGAGATCGGGGCAGCCGTGTCCATCTCCAAAGCCATCGAGGTCTTCTCCGATGGCACTCCGGTCTTCAGAAAGATCGCCGGTCACCTCAGCAAGGTGGCCTCGCCGTTCGTCCGGAACACGGCGACCGTCGGCGGGAATGTGATCATGGCGCAGCGGCTGCAGTTCCCATCCGACATCGCCACCGTTCTTCTCGCTGCCGGCTCCACGGTCACCATCCAAACGGCTTCCAAAATGCTGTGCCTGACGTTGGAGGAATTTCTGGAGCAGCCTCCCTGTGATGCCAAGACCATACTGCTCAGCATATTTGTCCCTGACTGGGGTTCAGACAATGTCATCTTCGAGACATCTCGTGCAGCCCCCAGACCATTCGGCAATGCTGTGTCCTATGTGAATTCTGCATTCCTGGCAAGGACTTCAGGGGATGCAGCAACAGGGGAGCTCATCGTCGACGAAATCTGCCTCGCGTTCGGCGCCTACGGTGTCGATCACGCGGCACGGGCTCGGAAGGTGGAGGAATTCTTGAAGGGGAAATCAATGAGTGCATCTGTGATACTTGAAGCGGTTCGGTTGCTGAAAGATGTTATCTCGCCGTCAGAAGGCACCACACACCCTGAGTACAGAGTCAGCCTGGCTGTCAGTTTCTTGTTCAGTTTCCTGTCTTCACTTGCTACCGACCTGGATGAACCGGCGAAGGCTATTACTCCCAATGGTTTATCTACTAATGGAACCATGAATGGAAATGGCGCATCCTCGCTAGAAAAGCAAAGTAAGGTTGCCAGCGATGATTTGCCGATCCGCTCAAGGCAGGAACTGGTTTTCACCGAAGAATATAAACCTGTCGGCAAGCCAACCACAAAAGCGGGGGCCGAGCTACAAGCTTCTG GGGAGGCTGTGTATGTTGATGACATCCCTGCTCCCAGGGATTGCCTCTACGGAGCATTTATCTACAGCACACACCCTCATGCCCATATCAAAGGCGTCGACTTCAAATCATCTCTGGCTTCAAAAAAGGTCATCACCGTTATCTCCGCAAAGGACATTCCTGCCGGTGGAAGGAATATTGGATCCAGCTTCCCGGGGCTAGGAGATGAACCGCTATTCGGTGATCCGGTTTCTGAATTTGCCGGTCAAAATATTGGCGTTGTG ATTGCTGAAACACAGAAGTATGCCTATATGGCGGCGAAGCAAGCCGTTATCGAGTATAGCACCGAGAACCTTGAGCCGCCCATTCTGACAATAGAGGATGCCATCCAACATGACAGCTACTTCCATCCTCCCCCGTTTTTGGCTCCTAAGCCAGTTGGGGATTTCGAGCAAGGGATGTCTGAAGCTGATCACAAGATCTTATCAGGAGAG GTGAAACTTGAATCACAGTACTACTTCTACATGGAGACTCAGACCGCCTTGGCCATCCCCGACGAAGATAACTGCATCACCGTCTACGCCTCGACGCAGATACCCGAGGTCACGCAGAATGTCGTCGCGGACTGCCTCGGCATTCCCTACCACAATGCTCGCATCATCACAAGAAGAGTTGGCGGCGGCTTCGGTGGGAAGGCAATGAAAGGATGCCAT GTGGCATGTGCGTGTGCAGTTGCAGCGTTCAAGCTGCGGCGCCCTGTCCGGATGTACCTCGACCGCAAGACGGACATGATCATGGCCGGAGGGCGGCACCCGATGAAGGTGAAGTACTCCGTGGGGTTCAAGTCGGACGGCACACTCACGGCGCTGCACCTCGACCTCGGGATCAACGCTGGGATATCGCCGGATGTGAGCCCGGCGCTCCCGTCGGCCATCGTCGGTGCTCTGAAGAAGTACAACTGGGGCGCCCTGGCCTTGGACGTCAAGGTGTGCAAGACGAACGTCTCGTCCAAGTCAGCCATGCGCGGCCCCGGCGACGTGCAGGGCTGCTTCATCGCGGAGGCCATCATCGAGCACGTCGCGTCGGCGCTCGCGGCCGACACCAACACCGTCCGGAGGAAGAACCTCCACGGCTTCGAGAGCCTCACGAAGTTCTACGGCGACGCCGCCGGCGAGGCCTCGACGTACAGCCTCGTTGAAATCTTCGACAAGCTGGCCGCGTCGCCGGAGTATCGGACCAGGGCGGCCGTGGTGGAGAGGTTCAACGGCGGGAGCAGGTGGAAGAAGCGGGGCATCTCGTGCGTGCCCATCACGTACGAGGTGAGGCTCCGGCCGACTCCCGGGAAGGTGTCCATCCTGAACGACGGGTCCATCGCCGTCGAGGTCGGCGGCGTGGAGATCGGGCAGGGGTTATATACCAAGGTGAAGCAGATGACGGCGTTCGGGCTGGCTGAGCTCTGCTCCGACGCCGACGAGCTCCTCGACAAGGTGCGTGTCATCCAGGCCGACACGCTGAGCATGATCCAGGGCGGCTTCACCGGCGGGAGCACCACCTCCGAGACCAGCTGCGAGGCGGTCCGGCTGTCGTGCGCCACGCTTGTGGAGCGGCTCAAGCCCATCAAGGAGAGCATCGAGTCCAAGTCCGGCGCCCCTGCGCCATGGAAGGCCTTGATTACCCAGGCGACCATGGCGAGCGTGAACCTGTCGGCGCAGGCGTACTGGACGCCTGACCCAGCCTTCGTGAAGTACATCAACTACGGAGCCGCCGTCAGCGAG GTGGAAATCGACGTGCTGACCGGAGCGACGACGATCCTGAGGAGCGACCTGGTGTACGACTGCGGGCAGAGCCTGAACCCGGCGGTGGACCTCGGCCAG GTGGAGGGCGCATTCGTGCAAGGGGTTGGGTTCTTCACCAACGAGGAGTACACGACGAACGCCGACGGGCTGGTGGTGAACGACGGCACATGGACGTACAAGATCCCCACGGTGGACACGATCCCGAAGCAGCTAAACGTGGAGCTCCTTACCAGCGCGCGCGACAAGAAGCGGGTGCTCTCCTCCAAGGCGTCCGGCGAGCCGCCGCTGCTGATGGCGGCGTCGGTGCACTGCGCGATGCGGGAGGCTATCAGGGCGGCCAGGAAGGATTTCTCGGCCAGCTCGCCGCTGACGTTCCAGATGGACGTGCCGGCGACCATGGCCGACGTCAAGGAGCTCTGCGGCCTCGACGTCGTCGAGAGGCACCTCCAGAGCCTCTCCTCTGCGGCCGCCGGTCCCAACGCCGGCGTCGAGGCGTGA